In Longimicrobiales bacterium, a genomic segment contains:
- a CDS encoding SusC/RagA family TonB-linked outer membrane protein — translation MSPNRVRRLGLAAGLLGFVLMPVLPAAAQSTGTVTGRVVDAATQQPLVGAQVLIEGTGLGALANDDGTYLILNVPAGARIVRAQMIGYSAAEATTTVEAGQSVTVNLTLSQSAISLDQIVVTGTAGTGQAKRTLGNSVATVSASDITEKMPVADARQLLQGRAPGVTMLQSTGIVGGGSRMRIRGSGSLNAGNEPVVFVDGVRVQSGQTRTQGNTAQPINLLDSFNPNDIESIEVIKGPAAATLYGAEAASGVIQIVTKKGRKAEGLQWTANFEYGETEWAADQITNYWLCTDARMADLEDNPGCGVFTGSEPLEERLLIDRPLDPNRRSAGVIHQYQQNGWTEDYPCLFPQQAGCQPNPLRTGVTQNVNLAVRGGGDSYNFYLSGEKSDQDGSFYNNYSDRMGARANFGFVPTDKANFNVNVGYVRQDQQLPLSDNSSNSILRNAYRGEAGGLSGRYLPGFKSYHPEFSNHYDRHLEQERFTMGVTAQYTPWEWWQNKVTVGVDRREQQNINGNDIDQTGGRLYDGNEAGGYSFIGTDKIWLWTADVGSTLSFDVNDDWTSASSFGMQLTKRTAEGYDVEGWGFVANSLNLIGDASLRDASQSFSEQTSLGFYLQEQVGYQNRLFLTGAVRVDDNSAFGRDFSLVVYPKASVSWVVSEESFFEVPWVDDLKLRAAWGRAGNSPAPFSADRTYQATVGVIGDQAVNAITTDDYGNPDLKAETGDEIELGFDASLLTGRVGLDFTFYNKTTKDALLSVDDPPSSGWTGSHLVNIGEINNKGIELAVNATPIVSDKVRWDAIVSFSTAHNKLVSFGTDAQGNPIMHEDRFGPFIATQRHREGYPLGGYWSIDVQRDANGLPILGSNGVALLQECVSWAPDQRADCEEEFVGSPFPTRLLGLTNTLVLFDNLQLYAFLDYQGGHYQWCAICSVRTRSDRNSREINDPRLDPSHPEYDTWGRYERGILLSQQSKRYIMPADFMKLRELSATYTFPGSWVDRIGMSRASVTLAGRNLWMWTKYEGTADPEVAFTGDANFETADYGSVPMQRRLSVSFNLNF, via the coding sequence ATGTCTCCAAACCGCGTCCGGAGACTGGGACTCGCGGCAGGGCTGCTGGGCTTCGTGCTCATGCCAGTTCTACCCGCAGCGGCCCAGTCAACCGGCACAGTCACGGGGCGCGTGGTCGATGCCGCGACGCAACAGCCGCTGGTCGGCGCGCAGGTCCTGATCGAAGGCACGGGTCTCGGGGCCCTGGCGAACGATGACGGCACCTACCTGATCCTGAATGTTCCGGCGGGTGCACGGATCGTGCGCGCGCAGATGATCGGCTACTCGGCAGCGGAGGCCACGACCACGGTGGAGGCCGGGCAGTCGGTGACCGTGAACCTGACACTGTCGCAGTCCGCAATCAGTCTTGACCAGATCGTGGTCACCGGTACGGCGGGCACGGGGCAGGCGAAGCGTACGCTGGGCAACAGCGTGGCGACGGTGTCTGCGTCCGACATCACCGAGAAGATGCCAGTAGCCGATGCGCGCCAGCTGCTGCAGGGGCGTGCTCCGGGTGTCACGATGCTGCAGTCGACGGGCATCGTGGGTGGCGGCTCGCGCATGCGGATCCGCGGCTCGGGATCGCTGAACGCCGGCAATGAACCCGTGGTGTTCGTGGACGGTGTGCGGGTGCAGTCGGGGCAGACGCGCACGCAGGGCAACACCGCGCAGCCGATCAACCTGCTGGACTCGTTCAACCCGAACGACATCGAGTCGATCGAGGTGATCAAGGGCCCGGCGGCGGCGACGCTGTACGGTGCGGAAGCGGCGTCCGGCGTGATCCAGATCGTCACGAAGAAGGGGCGCAAGGCCGAGGGGCTGCAGTGGACGGCCAACTTCGAGTACGGCGAGACGGAGTGGGCGGCGGATCAGATCACGAACTACTGGCTGTGCACGGACGCACGGATGGCGGATCTGGAGGACAATCCGGGGTGCGGCGTGTTCACGGGTTCGGAGCCACTGGAGGAGCGCCTGCTGATCGACCGGCCGCTCGACCCGAACCGCCGCTCGGCGGGTGTGATTCACCAGTATCAGCAGAACGGCTGGACGGAGGACTATCCGTGCCTGTTCCCGCAGCAGGCGGGCTGCCAGCCGAATCCGCTGCGGACGGGTGTCACGCAGAATGTGAACCTGGCGGTACGCGGTGGTGGCGACTCGTACAACTTCTACCTCTCGGGTGAGAAGAGCGACCAGGACGGCAGCTTCTACAACAACTACAGCGACCGGATGGGCGCGCGTGCGAACTTCGGCTTCGTCCCGACGGACAAGGCGAACTTCAACGTGAACGTGGGCTACGTGCGGCAGGACCAGCAGCTTCCGCTGTCTGACAACTCGTCGAACAGCATCCTGCGCAACGCGTACCGCGGCGAAGCGGGCGGGTTGTCGGGCCGCTATCTGCCGGGCTTCAAGAGCTACCATCCGGAGTTCAGCAACCACTACGACCGCCACCTGGAGCAGGAGCGCTTCACGATGGGTGTCACGGCGCAGTACACGCCGTGGGAGTGGTGGCAGAACAAGGTGACGGTCGGCGTGGATCGCCGTGAGCAGCAGAACATCAACGGCAACGACATCGACCAGACAGGCGGTCGGTTGTACGACGGAAATGAAGCTGGCGGATACTCGTTCATCGGCACGGACAAGATCTGGCTGTGGACGGCGGATGTCGGCTCGACGCTGTCGTTCGACGTCAACGACGACTGGACGTCGGCGTCGAGCTTCGGGATGCAGCTGACGAAGCGGACGGCGGAGGGGTACGACGTCGAGGGCTGGGGGTTCGTCGCCAACTCGCTGAACCTGATCGGTGACGCATCGCTGCGGGATGCGAGCCAGTCGTTCTCGGAGCAGACGTCGCTCGGCTTCTACCTGCAGGAGCAGGTCGGCTATCAGAACCGGCTCTTCCTGACCGGCGCGGTGCGGGTGGACGACAACTCGGCATTCGGCCGTGACTTCTCGCTGGTCGTCTACCCCAAGGCGTCGGTGTCGTGGGTGGTTTCGGAGGAGAGCTTCTTCGAGGTGCCGTGGGTCGACGACCTCAAGCTGCGCGCTGCGTGGGGTCGCGCGGGCAACTCGCCTGCGCCGTTCTCGGCGGACCGGACCTACCAGGCCACGGTTGGCGTGATCGGCGATCAGGCGGTCAACGCGATCACCACCGACGACTACGGCAATCCGGACCTGAAGGCAGAGACGGGAGATGAGATCGAGCTCGGCTTCGACGCATCGCTGCTGACCGGCCGCGTGGGGCTCGACTTCACGTTCTACAACAAGACGACGAAGGACGCGCTTCTCTCCGTTGACGATCCGCCGTCGAGCGGCTGGACCGGCTCGCACCTGGTCAACATCGGCGAGATCAACAACAAGGGGATCGAGCTGGCGGTCAACGCGACTCCGATCGTGAGCGACAAGGTGCGCTGGGATGCGATCGTCTCCTTCAGCACGGCGCACAACAAGCTGGTCTCGTTCGGCACGGACGCGCAGGGCAACCCGATCATGCACGAGGACCGCTTCGGTCCGTTCATCGCGACGCAGCGTCATCGCGAAGGCTACCCGCTGGGCGGCTACTGGTCGATCGACGTGCAGCGTGACGCGAACGGCCTGCCGATTCTCGGCTCCAACGGAGTTGCGCTGCTGCAGGAGTGCGTGAGCTGGGCGCCTGACCAGCGCGCGGACTGCGAGGAGGAGTTCGTCGGCTCGCCGTTCCCGACGCGTCTGCTCGGTCTGACGAACACGCTGGTACTGTTCGACAACCTGCAGCTGTACGCGTTTCTGGACTACCAGGGTGGTCACTACCAGTGGTGCGCCATCTGCTCGGTACGCACGCGCAGTGATCGCAACTCGAGGGAGATCAACGATCCGCGGCTGGATCCCAGCCATCCCGAGTACGACACGTGGGGCCGGTACGAGCGGGGCATCCTGCTCAGCCAGCAGTCGAAGCGCTACATCATGCCCGCGGACTTCATGAAGCTGCGTGAGCTGTCGGCCACGTACACCTTCCCGGGCTCCTGGGTCGATCGGATCGGCATGTCACGCGCTTCCGTGACGCTCGCCGGGCGCAATCTCTGGATGTGGACGAAGTACGAGGGCACGGCGGATCCGGAGGTCGCCTTCACCGGCGACGCCAACTTCGAGACCGCCGACTACGGCTCGGTCCCGATGCAGCGCCGCTTGTCCGTCTCGTTCAACCTGAACTTCTAA
- a CDS encoding di-heme oxidoredictase family protein: protein MKQRLTIRSSLSLALVAAACGGGEPVTVAMIGDPLPGLTAEQRAHFDEGLLLFNRVFTPEEGLGPLFNDNQCSACHTSPATGGTGDQFVTRMSRTLPDGTCDPLIAEGGENVRLRSTPALRALGVQRQSAPADATDTVHFNVPFVFGMGLIEAIPESEIRSRVDPDDSDGDGISGRPGVAGDGRFARFGRLADQPTLRDFIEHAALMEMGLTTPSRPRDTIAEALAEALLQADSRSTDVAFATDGAAALITDPAADPELSEADVALLLDFMRFLAPPPRRLPDDETQRAMITRGEALFAEVGCSSCHVPTMRTGRQDIAALDRRTIALYSDLLLHDMGPDLSGACTPAASRTERRTEPLMGLGSRSSYLHDSRTNDLTEAILMHGGEATLVRERFRALPELDRHGLIRFLQSL, encoded by the coding sequence ATGAAGCAGCGCCTCACCATCCGTTCATCTCTGAGCCTCGCCCTCGTCGCAGCAGCCTGCGGCGGGGGCGAGCCCGTGACGGTCGCCATGATCGGCGACCCGCTGCCGGGCCTCACCGCGGAACAGCGCGCACACTTCGACGAGGGGCTGCTGCTCTTCAACCGGGTCTTCACACCCGAAGAAGGCCTGGGGCCTCTCTTCAACGACAACCAGTGCAGCGCCTGCCACACCAGCCCGGCAACCGGCGGCACGGGCGACCAGTTCGTGACGCGGATGAGTCGCACCCTGCCGGACGGCACGTGCGATCCTCTCATCGCAGAGGGCGGCGAGAACGTACGGTTGCGCTCCACCCCCGCGCTGCGGGCTCTCGGCGTGCAGCGCCAGAGCGCCCCGGCAGACGCGACGGACACCGTCCACTTCAACGTGCCGTTCGTTTTCGGCATGGGCCTGATCGAGGCGATCCCGGAGTCGGAGATCCGCTCCCGCGTCGATCCGGACGACAGCGACGGCGATGGCATTTCCGGGCGCCCGGGCGTCGCCGGGGACGGCCGCTTCGCCCGCTTCGGTCGCCTGGCGGACCAGCCAACCCTGCGCGACTTCATCGAGCACGCCGCGCTCATGGAGATGGGCCTGACGACACCCTCGCGGCCGCGTGACACGATCGCGGAGGCGCTTGCCGAGGCGCTGCTGCAGGCGGACAGTCGCTCCACGGACGTCGCTTTCGCCACCGACGGTGCAGCAGCCCTCATCACTGACCCCGCCGCCGACCCCGAGCTGAGCGAAGCCGACGTGGCCCTGCTGCTCGACTTCATGCGCTTTCTCGCACCGCCGCCGCGCAGACTGCCGGATGACGAGACGCAGCGCGCAATGATCACCCGCGGCGAAGCGCTGTTCGCGGAGGTCGGCTGCAGTTCATGCCACGTGCCGACGATGCGCACCGGCAGACAGGACATCGCGGCGCTGGACCGCCGCACGATCGCGCTCTACTCCGACCTGCTGCTGCACGACATGGGACCCGACCTGAGCGGCGCCTGCACACCGGCCGCGTCCCGCACCGAGCGCCGTACCGAGCCGCTCATGGGTCTCGGCAGCCGCAGCAGCTACCTCCACGACAGCCGCACCAATGACCTGACCGAGGCCATCCTGATGCACGGCGGCGAGGCGACGCTGGTGCGCGAGCGCTTCCGCGCGCTGCCCGAGCTCGACCGCCACGGCCTGATCCGTTTCCTGCAGAGTCTCTGA
- a CDS encoding CBS domain-containing protein, whose translation MRVRELLGRGRSPVITIDSEARVDAAVRLMIEHRIGALPVMSGGRVVGIVNERDVVELLGNQYGDIRGINLSRIMRRAPTCNIDDDVRTLMARMTGERLRHFIVMDGEKLSGIVSVGDIVKRRLDDLELETGVLRDYVAGQRVS comes from the coding sequence ATGCGCGTCAGGGAGCTGCTGGGGCGAGGCCGCTCGCCCGTCATCACGATTGATTCAGAGGCACGGGTCGATGCAGCGGTACGGCTGATGATCGAGCACCGGATCGGCGCCCTGCCGGTCATGAGCGGTGGCAGGGTCGTCGGCATCGTCAATGAGCGCGATGTCGTCGAGCTGCTCGGCAATCAGTACGGCGACATCCGCGGGATCAATCTTTCGCGGATCATGCGACGGGCACCCACGTGCAATATCGACGACGACGTGCGGACCCTGATGGCGCGGATGACGGGCGAGAGGCTGCGTCACTTCATCGTCATGGACGGGGAGAAGCTCAGCGGCATCGTCTCCGTCGGCGACATCGTCAAGCGCCGGCTCGACGACCTGGAGCTCGAGACCGGCGTCCTGCGCGACTACGTGGCGGGTCAGCGGGTCAGCTAG
- a CDS encoding prolyl oligopeptidase family serine peptidase: protein MAMKRMLLPLIALLCVALPAAAQSSYTMEQVRSYPFPNELAAAAEVARIAWAFNEEGRRNIYVAEAPDWRARKLTSYDTDDGQVLTRVQLSPDGRWVVYRRGGDDANWDQDNWGLAAVNAASMPVQPKIELWAVPFDGGEARVLAEGGDGPVIAPSGDAVLFERNRQVWSVPIDGSAPAKQLFFARGVNGSIEFSPDGERLAFVSNRGTHSMIGIFQDSVTPITWISPSTHRDGSPRWSPDGTSLAFVRRGGSGGPPQPILERRHQPWSIRVADARTGESREVWRAPETLEGSPPSTQGWTNLHWAAGNRLVFQSYHDGWPHLYSIDAVRGGEPLLLTPGDYQVEFASMSPDGRYVVFAGNAGDTPGDIDRRHIVKAPIDRSAPQVLTPGTGLEWTPVVTGDGATIALISATAQRPPLPAVMPVNGGPVRLIAEDRIPDDFPTRSLVIPKSVTFRADDGVTVHAQVFEKEGGPARKPAVIFIHGGPPRQMLAGWHYSDYYANAYAAQQYFAELGFVALSVNYRLGIGYGFDFHRPPNAGAQGAAEYRDIVAAGEYLRSLPQVDADRIGVWGGSYGGYLTAMALARDSDMFAAGVDIHGVHNFADRFTGPSNRYEPTDREQAAEIGWRSSPIAYMDTWTSPVLLIHGDDDRNVRFSETVDLARRLELQGVPFEELIIPDDTHHFLRHANWIRVNEATAEFLEKHLR from the coding sequence ATGGCGATGAAGCGCATGCTGCTCCCCCTGATCGCGCTCCTGTGTGTGGCACTGCCGGCCGCGGCCCAGTCGTCGTACACGATGGAGCAGGTCAGGAGCTATCCGTTCCCCAACGAGCTTGCCGCTGCGGCGGAGGTCGCGCGCATCGCGTGGGCGTTCAACGAGGAAGGCCGCCGCAACATCTACGTGGCCGAGGCCCCCGACTGGCGCGCGCGGAAGCTGACCTCGTACGACACGGACGATGGCCAGGTGCTGACGCGTGTGCAGCTCTCGCCCGACGGCCGCTGGGTCGTGTACCGACGCGGCGGCGACGACGCGAACTGGGACCAGGACAACTGGGGCCTCGCGGCCGTCAACGCGGCATCGATGCCCGTGCAGCCGAAGATCGAGCTGTGGGCCGTGCCGTTCGACGGCGGCGAGGCGCGCGTGCTGGCGGAGGGGGGCGATGGGCCGGTGATCGCGCCGTCGGGGGACGCGGTGCTCTTCGAGCGCAACCGCCAGGTCTGGTCGGTGCCGATCGACGGGTCTGCACCGGCGAAGCAGCTCTTCTTCGCGCGCGGCGTGAACGGCAGCATCGAGTTCTCCCCGGACGGCGAGCGCCTCGCCTTCGTGTCCAACCGTGGCACGCACTCGATGATCGGGATCTTCCAGGACAGCGTCACGCCGATCACGTGGATCTCGCCCAGCACCCACCGCGACGGCTCGCCGCGCTGGTCGCCGGACGGAACGTCGCTCGCATTCGTGCGCCGGGGCGGGAGCGGCGGACCGCCGCAGCCGATCCTGGAGCGGCGCCACCAGCCATGGTCGATCCGTGTCGCCGACGCACGCACGGGCGAATCGCGCGAGGTGTGGCGGGCGCCGGAGACGCTGGAGGGCTCGCCACCCTCGACACAGGGCTGGACCAACCTGCACTGGGCGGCGGGCAACCGCCTGGTGTTCCAGTCCTACCACGACGGTTGGCCGCACCTCTACTCGATCGATGCGGTGCGCGGCGGTGAGCCACTGCTGCTGACGCCCGGCGACTACCAGGTCGAGTTCGCCTCGATGTCGCCGGATGGCCGGTATGTCGTCTTCGCGGGCAATGCAGGTGACACACCAGGCGACATCGACCGCCGCCACATCGTGAAGGCACCGATCGATCGCAGCGCACCGCAGGTGCTGACACCGGGCACAGGGCTCGAGTGGACGCCCGTCGTGACCGGCGATGGTGCGACGATCGCGCTGATCAGTGCGACTGCCCAGCGCCCACCACTGCCGGCCGTGATGCCCGTGAACGGGGGACCGGTGCGGCTGATCGCGGAGGACCGCATCCCGGACGATTTCCCCACGCGCTCGCTCGTGATTCCGAAAAGCGTGACGTTCCGGGCGGACGACGGCGTCACGGTGCACGCGCAGGTGTTCGAGAAGGAGGGCGGCCCCGCACGCAAGCCGGCCGTCATCTTCATTCACGGAGGACCGCCGCGGCAGATGCTCGCGGGCTGGCACTACTCGGACTACTACGCGAATGCGTACGCGGCGCAGCAGTACTTCGCGGAGCTCGGTTTCGTCGCACTCTCGGTGAACTACCGGCTGGGCATCGGCTACGGCTTCGATTTCCACCGGCCGCCGAATGCCGGCGCGCAGGGTGCGGCTGAGTATCGCGACATCGTCGCCGCAGGTGAGTACCTGCGCTCGCTGCCCCAGGTAGATGCGGATCGCATCGGTGTGTGGGGCGGTTCGTACGGCGGCTACCTCACCGCAATGGCGCTCGCACGCGACTCGGACATGTTCGCTGCCGGCGTCGACATCCACGGGGTGCACAACTTCGCGGATCGTTTCACGGGACCCTCGAACCGCTACGAGCCGACGGACCGCGAGCAGGCTGCGGAGATCGGCTGGCGCTCCTCGCCGATCGCGTACATGGACACGTGGACGTCGCCGGTGCTGCTCATCCACGGCGACGACGACCGTAACGTGCGGTTCTCCGAGACGGTGGACCTCGCGCGGCGGCTCGAGCTGCAGGGTGTGCCGTTCGAGGAGCTGATCATACCGGACGACACGCATCACTTCCTGCGGCATGCGAACTGGATCCGGGTGAACGAGGCGACGGCGGAGTTCCTGGAAAAGCATCTTCGTTAG
- a CDS encoding serine hydrolase yields MIRAVFCAVGFAAFAAGPGGRGVAAGGAGDSDVASFSLPSNATAPAAADTAALRRALERATQGYHGVVGISVRNLASGESVSLRGGEKFSSASLIKVPILVTLLDEVNEGRMRLDERVSLTMRDRVGGSGVLKHMGSGLAPTLEDLAWLMIVLSDNTATNLLLDRLDIGTVWQKTEALGLPQSKVHSKTFRRQTSIAPDSSVKYGFGVAVPDEITQLFALLHQGRAVSPAMDSLALDMLHANQDGTMLVRWLPSDTRVAHKSGQVNEARNDCGIMYTPAAPIAICVMTRENEDTSYGVDAEPHLLVARVAREVFRHYNPDVELPALPEVRD; encoded by the coding sequence GTGATCAGAGCTGTTTTCTGTGCTGTCGGCTTCGCCGCCTTTGCGGCGGGGCCGGGGGGGCGGGGTGTGGCTGCGGGTGGTGCTGGCGATTCCGATGTCGCTTCATTCTCGCTGCCGTCAAACGCGACTGCTCCTGCCGCCGCCGATACGGCGGCGCTGCGCCGGGCGCTGGAGCGGGCGACGCAGGGGTATCATGGGGTGGTCGGGATCAGTGTTCGGAACCTGGCTTCGGGTGAGTCTGTGTCGCTGCGGGGCGGGGAGAAGTTTTCCTCTGCGTCGCTGATCAAGGTGCCGATCCTGGTGACGCTGCTGGACGAGGTGAACGAGGGGCGGATGCGCCTCGATGAGAGGGTGTCGCTCACGATGCGCGATCGCGTGGGCGGGTCGGGGGTGCTCAAGCACATGGGCTCCGGGCTCGCACCAACCCTGGAGGACCTCGCCTGGCTGATGATCGTGCTGTCGGACAATACCGCGACGAACCTGCTGCTCGACCGGCTCGACATCGGGACGGTCTGGCAGAAGACGGAGGCGCTCGGGCTGCCGCAGAGCAAGGTGCACTCCAAGACGTTCCGGCGGCAGACGTCGATCGCGCCGGACTCGTCGGTGAAGTACGGGTTCGGTGTGGCGGTGCCGGACGAGATCACACAGCTGTTCGCGCTGCTGCACCAGGGGCGAGCGGTGTCGCCTGCGATGGATTCGCTCGCGCTCGACATGCTGCATGCCAACCAGGACGGCACGATGCTGGTGCGCTGGCTGCCGTCGGACACGCGCGTGGCGCACAAGAGCGGGCAGGTGAACGAGGCGCGCAACGACTGCGGCATCATGTACACGCCGGCGGCGCCAATCGCGATCTGCGTGATGACGCGCGAGAACGAGGACACGTCGTACGGCGTGGATGCGGAGCCGCACCTGCTGGTGGCGCGCGTCGCGCGCGAGGTGTTCCGGCACTACAACCCGGACGTCGAGCTGCCGGCGCTGCCCGAGGTCCGGGACTGA
- a CDS encoding UbiD family decarboxylase — protein MGYRSLEECVTDLEAHGHLVRVREDVDPHLEMAAVHERVFAAGGPAILFENVRGTPFRAVSNLFGTIERARFLFRDTLARVQTLVGLKYDPVQALRHPFRHFSSATLAPSALPRRVRSAPVLQGQTRMGALPQIVNWPDDGGPFVTLPQVYTEDVTKPGVMGANLGMYRIQMAGNDYVQDREIGLHYQIHRGIGVHQARANAAGQPLQVSIFVGGPPAHTLAAVMPLPEGLPEVVFAGVLGNRAFRYLRDDAGRCISADADFVITGTVHPHETKPEGPFGDHLGYYSLVHDFPVMRVERVYHRRGAIWPFTVVGRPPQEDTAFGALIHELTGDAIPQEIPGLHAVHAVDAAGVHPLLLAIGSERYTPFMRERRPQEILTIANHIFGKNQLSLAKYLFITAHEDDPSLDIHDVGAFLRHVLERIDLTRDLHFQTRTTIDTLDYSGTGLNEGSKVAIAAAGERRRELWSALPEGVRLPRPFDAHAMVMPGVVAVEGPAFRSHEAAAGEIAAFARELESYDLAGVPLIVLCDDATFCAASIANFVWVTFTRSNPSHDVHGVGAFIEHKHWGCRGPLIIDARAKPHHAPPLVPDPAVEKRVDRLGARGASLHGII, from the coding sequence ATGGGATACCGGAGTCTGGAGGAGTGCGTCACCGACCTGGAGGCGCACGGCCACCTTGTGCGGGTCAGGGAGGACGTCGATCCGCACCTCGAGATGGCGGCGGTCCACGAGCGGGTGTTCGCGGCGGGCGGCCCGGCGATCCTGTTCGAGAATGTGCGCGGCACGCCCTTCCGCGCGGTGTCCAACCTGTTCGGCACGATCGAGCGTGCGCGCTTTCTCTTCCGTGACACACTCGCGCGCGTGCAGACGCTGGTCGGGCTGAAGTACGATCCGGTCCAGGCGCTTCGTCATCCATTCCGCCACTTCTCGTCAGCCACCCTCGCCCCGTCCGCGCTGCCGCGGCGTGTGCGCAGCGCGCCCGTGCTCCAAGGTCAGACGCGCATGGGTGCCCTGCCGCAGATCGTGAACTGGCCGGACGACGGCGGACCGTTCGTGACGTTGCCGCAGGTCTATACCGAGGACGTGACGAAGCCGGGTGTCATGGGTGCAAACCTCGGGATGTACCGCATCCAGATGGCCGGCAACGACTACGTCCAGGACCGCGAGATCGGGCTGCACTACCAGATCCACAGGGGCATCGGCGTTCACCAGGCGCGCGCCAATGCGGCGGGGCAGCCGCTGCAGGTCAGCATCTTCGTCGGCGGGCCGCCCGCACACACGCTCGCCGCCGTGATGCCGCTGCCGGAAGGACTGCCGGAGGTGGTGTTCGCAGGCGTGCTCGGCAACCGTGCGTTCCGCTACCTGCGCGACGACGCCGGCCGCTGCATCTCGGCGGACGCGGACTTCGTGATCACCGGCACCGTGCATCCGCACGAGACGAAGCCGGAAGGACCGTTCGGCGATCACCTCGGCTACTACAGCCTGGTGCACGACTTCCCCGTGATGCGCGTGGAGCGCGTGTACCACCGAAGGGGCGCGATCTGGCCATTCACGGTGGTGGGACGCCCGCCGCAGGAGGACACCGCGTTCGGCGCGCTGATCCACGAGCTGACCGGCGACGCGATCCCGCAGGAGATTCCGGGGCTCCATGCAGTGCACGCGGTCGACGCAGCGGGCGTGCACCCGCTGCTGCTCGCGATCGGCAGCGAGCGCTACACGCCCTTCATGCGTGAGCGTCGGCCGCAGGAGATCCTGACCATCGCGAATCACATCTTCGGCAAGAACCAGCTCAGCCTGGCGAAATACCTGTTCATCACCGCACACGAGGACGACCCGTCACTCGACATCCACGACGTGGGCGCATTCCTGCGCCACGTGCTGGAGCGCATCGACCTCACGCGCGACCTGCACTTTCAGACCCGCACGACGATCGACACGCTCGACTACAGCGGTACCGGACTCAACGAGGGCTCCAAGGTCGCAATTGCGGCGGCGGGTGAGCGACGACGCGAGCTCTGGTCAGCGCTGCCGGAGGGCGTGCGGCTGCCGCGGCCGTTCGATGCGCACGCCATGGTGATGCCGGGCGTCGTTGCAGTAGAGGGACCTGCGTTCAGAAGTCACGAGGCCGCGGCAGGTGAGATCGCGGCGTTCGCCCGCGAGCTGGAGTCGTACGACCTCGCCGGCGTTCCGCTCATTGTGCTGTGCGACGACGCCACGTTCTGCGCCGCGTCCATCGCGAACTTCGTGTGGGTCACCTTCACACGCAGCAACCCGTCGCACGACGTGCACGGCGTCGGCGCGTTCATCGAGCACAAGCACTGGGGCTGCCGCGGCCCACTGATCATCGACGCGCGCGCGAAACCGCATCACGCCCCGCCGCTGGTGCCGGATCCCGCGGTGGAGAAGCGGGTGGACCGGCTGGGGGCGAGGGGAGCGTCACTGCACGGGATCATCTAG
- a CDS encoding aldo/keto reductase, with protein sequence MINRREWLGLALGAGAALALDPRLLRAARAPRKLKLITRPIPSTGEELPLVGLGSSATFSRVARSEDVSALREVLRTLVDNGGTVFDTAPGYGASEEVAGQLAHELGITDRIFWATKVNVAGRDGGSADPAAARAQIEQSFRRLHTSVIDLIQVHNLGDVPTQLAILKELKQQKRVRYIGVTSTSERQYDELESIMRNEPLDFIGVDYAIDNRGVEETILPLAQERKIGVMVYLPFGRTRLWSRVEGRELPDWAAEFGAASWAQFFLKFIAAHPAVTVITPATSQPRHMLDNLGAATGELPDDATRQRMVELVDSLPEA encoded by the coding sequence ATGATCAATCGACGGGAATGGCTGGGCCTCGCGCTCGGCGCGGGCGCCGCCCTCGCACTGGACCCGCGCCTCCTGCGCGCCGCGCGTGCTCCGCGCAAGCTGAAGCTGATCACGCGGCCGATCCCCTCGACGGGCGAGGAGCTCCCGCTGGTCGGCCTCGGCAGCTCGGCCACCTTCTCGCGGGTCGCCCGCTCGGAAGACGTGAGCGCACTGCGGGAGGTGCTGCGCACGCTCGTCGACAACGGCGGCACGGTCTTCGACACGGCACCGGGTTACGGCGCGTCCGAAGAGGTCGCAGGGCAGCTCGCCCACGAGCTGGGCATCACCGACCGGATCTTCTGGGCAACCAAGGTCAACGTCGCCGGCCGCGACGGTGGCAGCGCGGACCCGGCCGCCGCCCGCGCACAGATCGAGCAGTCGTTCCGCCGACTGCACACATCCGTGATCGATCTCATCCAGGTGCACAACCTGGGCGACGTGCCGACGCAGCTCGCGATTCTGAAGGAGCTCAAGCAGCAGAAGCGCGTCCGCTATATCGGCGTGACCTCGACCAGCGAGCGGCAGTACGACGAGCTCGAGTCGATCATGCGCAACGAGCCGCTCGACTTCATCGGCGTCGATTATGCCATCGACAACCGCGGCGTCGAGGAAACGATCCTGCCGCTCGCGCAGGAGCGGAAGATCGGGGTCATGGTCTACCTGCCCTTCGGTCGGACGCGCCTCTGGAGTCGCGTCGAAGGACGCGAGCTGCCCGACTGGGCCGCAGAGTTCGGCGCGGCGAGCTGGGCCCAGTTCTTCCTCAAGTTCATCGCCGCACACCCCGCCGTGACCGTGATCACCCCGGCCACCAGCCAGCCGCGCCACATGCTCGACAACCTGGGCGCCGCCACGGGTGAGTTGCCGGACGATGCGACGCGGCAACGGATGGTCGAGCTGGTGGATTCGTTGCCCGAGGCGTAA